The window CGCACAGGACCAGGTCGGGAGGAAGTGAGCCGTCGTCGATGAGGCCGCGCAGGAACCGCCCTTCCGCGGCGCGTCTCTCCGCATAGGCCTTGATGTCCCGGAGACTGGCGACTCCGCTGTGCTCCCGCCCCGGATCGGGGGCCTGGGCCGCCAGGTAGGTGGTGCCCAGGAGCGCCACGGCGGCGGCACCGGCCAGCGCGCCTCGCACGAGACGCGGTCCCGGGATCCATCGCAGGCCATCCCCGACGAGCAGGTAGAAGAAGGGCATCACGACGACGAGAAAGCGGTATTCGAACCGGTCGCCGCCGATGAAGGCCAGGTACGCGAGATAGCCGCCCAGCATGAAGAGATAAAGCGCCGGGGCGAAGCGCTCCCTGCGCAGGAGCGGCAGAAAGAGGAGCGGCAGGAACCACACGATCCGGTAGTCCTCCGCGAACAGGCGGATATAGCGCAGCCCCTGCTCCCACCACGCCCCGGCGACCTTCGCGTAGAAGGTGTTGGGCAGCCATGCGCCGTAGTAGGTGTAGCGCCAGACCACGTGCGCCGCGACCACGTCGACATAAGGGAAGGCCCAGATGAGTGCGGAGCGCACGCTGCGCCTGCGCGCGAGAAGATCGCCCAGGAAGAACAGCCCCGCGATGCCGGCGAACAGGGCACCCTCCGGACGAGTCAGAGTGGCCAGGGCGAACAGGATCGAGGAGAGGATGGGGAGGGAGGACCCCGTCTCGCGTTCGCGCACGAACGCGACGCTCGCCGCGAACACGAGCAGCGTGAACAGCATCGTCTCCAGTCCCCCCGTGCACCACGCCGTGAAGCTGCGGCCGGCGGCCAGGGCCAGGGGAGCCAGCCAGACGAACGGGCTGCGCCAGCCGATCCTGCGGGCGGTGTCGAACACGAGCGCCGCCAGGAGCACAGCACCGCTCGCGATCCCGAGCAGGTTCGAGAAGACCTCGGGCTTCCCTCCCAGCCGCAGGACGCCCGCCATCAGGATCACCCAGAGGAAGTTGGTGTACCCCTCGACACGCTCACCGGGGTTCCAGACCAGACCCTGGCCCGCCGCCAGATGCCTGGCGTAGCGGAAGCTGATGAAACAGTCGTCGCCGAGGAAGAAATGATGACCAACGTTGTAGCAGAAGAGGACGGCTGTCAGGAGAAAGAACGGGAGGACGATTGCCAGAGCGCCGCCGCGCGGCAGGAGGATGCGACCCCGCTGCGGCCCGGGCTCCCCTGGTGGATCGGCGGTGGCGTCCGCGCTCCTGTCCATCGGCAAGCATTGCAAATTCTAGCGCACCCTTGGCTCCCTCTGGAAGCGTGATGAGGAATTCGAGGGCGCCCTGATCGCGAGCGGCGCTTCGCCCCCCCCAATCATGTTCAGGGACGGCGCGCGATCCAGGCGAGGGTCAGCGACACGCCGATGTCGGGTGTGTTTTCGAAGTTCGCCACGTTCTCGGTGACGGCGAAGCCATAGACCAGCTGCCCGCGGACGGTGCGCAGGCCGAGGCTCGCCTGGAACTTGTCGGCCTTGAGCTGGTCGAGGGTCGTGTCGCGGACCGTGCTCTCGCTGGCGTAGAGTTGGACGATCGCGTTCGTGTGGGGCGTCACACCGACCTCCCAGGCCGCGGTCAGCGTCGGAATCACCACCTGCCTCAGCGCCACGCCGAACACCTGGCCGTCCGTGCGCACGACGCTCGCGCCGAAATAGACCGCCTGGCGCGAGAACTTCCCCTGCAGCGAGGCCTGCAGGCCGTAGTCGTTGCTTCCCGTCGACAGGAACAGGCGCTCGCCGCGCCAGGCGATCTTCATGGCCCCGTCGAGAACGAGCCCCCACCGCGAGCCCGAGAGCGGCCAGGAGTGGCGCAGCCCGATCACCGGGTCCCCCAGGCCCCCCTCGATCGGCGGAGACAGGAAGGACGTCTTGATCCCTTCGACCGAAAGGACTCCCTGGAAGCGGTTGCGGGCCACGAGGTCACGCCCCTCGGTGTCGAGGCCGAACGTCTTGTGGAACCCCTCGATCGTCCCGTCGAGAAATCCGCCGGTGAAGTCGTACGCCGAGAGCGTGAGATAGGCGGACGAGTGGCGCGTGAGGCCGTAGTGGAACGTCAGGTCCAGGAGACCGAACTCGCCGTCCACGAAATAGGCGTCCTGGCCGAGATTCAGGATCGCGTCCGCGTCGGCCTGCGTGAGCGGGCGGCGCTCACCGCGCGCCTCGAGGTAGGACTTCACGTTGTCGCTCATCACGAAGGTGTTGCTGTACGACACGTCGGCCTCGATCGCCCAGGACCCGGGGCCGGCCGAGACCGCGTGGGCCGGGAGCATGTCGAGACGCAGGAGATTGAACGGAGTCATGTCGCGGATCCTGAGCGGCCCGAGGAGCTCGGTCTCGCCGCGCACGGGTGTCGCGGCCAGCCCCAGCAGGACCACGACAAGACCCGCCGGAACGCGCCATCCGGCCCGGGTGATCATCGCGCCCCATCACCTCGTGCTCTTCGGCGCCGCGGTGCCCGACGGAGCGGGCGTCGAGGCCGCCGTGAGCTCCGGCGCCCGCCACCCCGCCGGATCGGAGAGCTTCCAGCCGCCGCCGAGGGCCTTGTAGAGCTGGACGAGGGTCGCGAGACGCTCGAAGCGGATCCGCGCCAGGGCGTTCTCGGCCGGGAAGAGCTGCTGCTGCGCCTGGAGCACCTCCAGATAGTCCGACAGGCCGCCGACGTAGCGCGAGTTCGAGAGATCGACCGCCTGGCGAAAGGAGGCCACGGCGCCCGCCTGCTCCTTCTCGGCTGCGGCGAGCTTCTGGTACGCAACCAAAGCAGTCGCCACTTCCTCGAACGCGCCGGTGACGCTGCGCTCGTACTGAACCTTCGCCTCCTCCCACCGGGCCAGGGCCGCGCGGTGCTCGTTCTTGAGACGCCGCCCCTGGAAGACGGGACTGAGGAAGCCGCCTCCGACCGACCAGGTCCGCCCGTCGCCGAACAGATCCGACACCTGGCGCGACACGCCGCCGAAGGCGCCGGTCAGGCTGAGGGCGGGGAAGAAGTCGGCCACCGCGACGCCGACCTCGGCGTTGGCCGCCACGAGCCGCTGCTCCGCCCCGCGCAGATCGGGGCGGCGCTCCAGCAGGTCCGACGGCAGACCCGCCGGAATCTCCGCGGGCAGGAGCTGATCGTTGAGGAGAGTCCCGCGCGGGATCGACTCCGGGGGCCGCCCCAGGAGGAGGGCGATCCGGTTCTCCTGGGCCGCGATCTGCCGCTCGAGGTCCGGGATGCTCGCCGATGTCGAGGACAAAGACGCCTGGGCGCTGGATGTCTCGAGCGCGGACGCCGCCCCCGCCTGCAGGCGCCGGTCGAACAGGTCGTAGGTCTCCTTGAACGCCCCCGCGGTCCGCCGGGCGATGTCGAGCTGCAGATCGAGCTGGCGCAGCTCGAAGTAGCTGGTGGCGACATCGGAGACGAGCGACAGCAGGACGCCCCGGCGCGCCTCCTCGGTGGCCATGTACTCCGCCAGCGCCGCCTGGTTCAGACGGCGGATGCGCCCCCAGAGATCGATCTCCCAGGTGAGGCCGAGATTGACGTCATAGAGGTTCACCGGTGCTGTGCCGAGCGTCGAGCCGAGCGACTGCCGGCTGCGCGACCAGCCGCCGTCCGCCTGGATCGCGGGGTCGAATCCGGAGCGGACGATCCCGGCGCTCGCCCGCGCCTCTTCCACACGCCAGGCCGCGAGACGCACGTCGTAGCCGTTCTGGAGCGCCTCGTCGATCAATCCCTTCAAGGCGTCGTCCTGGAAGATCTCCCACCAGGCCCGGTCGGCCAGGGAGGCGGCCGCGGTCGCGGCTTCGTCCCCCCGGATCTGATCGGGTGTGGTGACGGGAGGTCTGGTGTATTCCGGCCCCACGGCGCAACCGGTGACGAGAGCACCCGTGAGTGTCACAGCCGCGATCGCAACGAGGCGTCTCATGTCCGCTCCCCTCCTTCCGGGCCCGCGGGCGTGCCCGCCGGAAGCGACTGCAGCATCGACGTCGTCCCCGCCTCGGCCCTTCGCTGCGACAATCGGCCGACCATCACGAAGAGAGCGAGGGCCGCAACGATGACGAGCGCGGTCGCCGCCAGCGCCCCCGCGATCGCGATCTCGCTCCTCAAGTTTCGGACGCGCGACATCAGCAGTCTGATCATTCCCCCACCTCCTGCCGGACCGGCTCGGCGCCGGGGAGCCACGCCTGCCCGGCGCGCAGGAACGACACGCGGTCGAGCACGCTCTCCTGGAACCGCTCGAGGTACAGATAGATGACCGGAGTGACGTACAGCGTGATAAACTGGGACACGACGAGCCCGCCGACGATCACGAGCCCGAGCGGCCGGCGCGAGGCGCCGTCGGCCCCGTAGCCGAGCGCAATCGGGAGGGCCCCGATGACCGCGGCCAGCGTCGTCATGAGGATCGGCCGGAAGCGGTCCATGCTGGCGTCGTGGATGGCGCGCTCGGCCGTCTCCCCCGCCGCCACCCGCTGCCGGGCGAAGTCGACGATCATGATTCCGTTCTTCTTGACGATCCCCATCAGCATGAACATGCCGACGAACGCGTACAGCGAGGCCTGCTCCCCGAACAGGTAGAGCGTCAGGAGGCCGCCGACGAGCGCCGTGGGGAGGGTCGACAGCACCGTGAGCGGATGGACGTAGCTCTCGTAGAGGATCGCCAGGATGACGTACATGACGAACACGGCGAGCGCCATCAGGAGGGTCAGGCTCTTCACTGTGTCCTGGAAGGTCAGCGCCTCCCCCTGCAGACCGGCGCGCAGGGTCTGCGGCACCAGCGGCGCGGCGGCGGAGCGGATGAAGTCGGTGGCGTCGCCGATGGCGACGCCGGGCTTCAGGTTGAAGAAGATCGTGACGCTCGTGAACTGGTTCAGGTGGTTCACGGCCTGCGGGCCGAGCGTGGTGTTCCAGGTGACCAGCTCGCGCAGCGGCACGAGGTTCTTCCCGTCGTCCGACTTGATGTAGAGGAGCGACAGGTCCTCGGGCCTGGCGCGCGCGGCGTCCTCGACCTCCAGGATGACCTGGTACTGGTCCTCCGGTTTCTTGATGAGATAGAGGTAGTTCTGCGAGTAGGCGTTGCGCAGGAGGGCCAGGATGCGCGTCTCCGACACACCGTAGGTCTTCGCCTGGTCCCGCCTGATGTCGATGTCCAGGTTGGGGGTGTTGTTGAAGTAGTCGGACGAGAGCGTCAGGAAGCCCGGGAACTCCCGGAGCTTGCCGAGAAGCTTCGACGCCACGTCGTACACCTCGTCCGAGTCGACGCCCGACACCGTGTAGGCGTACTGCCCCTGGTTCTGGTTGGTCGCCCCGGTGCTGATCTCGAGGACAGGATAGGGACGCAGAAATGGAAAGACGCCCGGGATGCCCCCGAGTCTTCCCATCAGCTGCGCCGCCGCCACGGCGATCGGCCCGCGCGCCGCCGCCGGCTTCAGGAAGGTGAAGGTGATCCCCTGGTTCGAGGCGACGAAGTTGCTGTTCCCCGTCATCGTGAAGTCCATCAGGACGTTCGGGTCCTGATGCAGCGCGTCGTCGACCCGGTCCTGGATGGCGTGCATCTGCTCCGGCGAGGAGCCTTCCTTGCCGATGAACACGCCGAAGACGACGCTGCTGTCCCCGGGGGGCAGGAAGGCCTTGGGGATGGCCGTGAACAGCAGGAACGTGCCGGCGAGACAGGCGGCCCAGACGATCGCCGAGACCCAGCGATGCCGCAGGAACCACCAGAGCGACGCCCCGTAGCCGGCGAGCACCCGCTTCTCGGCCCCGCCGATGACCCGCTCCATCCAGGTCTTCTTCGATCCCTCGCCGCGCTCCTTCAGCATCCTGGCGCACATCAGGGGCGTCAGGGTCAGCGACACCAGCCCGGAGGCGAAGATCGCCACCACGATCGTGACGGCGAACTCGCGGAAGATCCGCCCGACGAGGCCGGTCATGAAGACCAGCGGGATGAACACGGCCGCCAGCGAGATCGTCATCGACAGGATCGTGAAGCTGATCTCCCGGGCCCCGTTGAGGGTCGCGTCGAGGACCGTCTCGCCGCGCTCCAGACGCCGCACCGTGTTCTCCAGGAACACGATGGCGTCGTCCACCAGGAAGCCGATGGCGAGCGTGAGGGCCATCAGCGACAGGTTGTCGAGGCTGTACCCCAGGAGCCGCATCGCGATGAAGGTGAGCAGGAGCGACAGCGGCAGCGCCACGGCCGGGATCAGCGTGTCGGTGGCGCGCCCCAGGAACAGGAAGATCACCAGCACGACCAGGACGAAGGCGATCAGGAGCGTCGCCTGGACGTCGCCGACCGAGTGGACGATCGACTGCGAGCGGTCGTAGATCGGCGTGACCCGCACCGAGCCCGGGAGCTCGGCGGAGATCACCGGCAGCTCCTGCCTGATGCTCCGGGCCACCTCCACCGCGTTCGCCCCGGCCTGGCGGTTGACCGCCACGACGACGGTCGCCGACGGGACCGGGTAGCCGCGCACCCAGAACCTCATGTTGATCCGCTCGTCCTGGACGGAGTCCTCGGCCCGCGCGACATCGCGCAGGTACACCGGGTCGCCCCCCTGCCCCCCGACGATCAGGTTCTCGTAGGCTCCGGCCCCCTCCAGCTGCCCGCGCGGCCGCAGGAGCGCCGTGCCGGCCGCCCCGTCGAGCTGTCCCGCACCGGCGTAGGAGGTGCCGTTCTTGATGGCGGCGGCCAGGTCGTCGACCGAGATCCCCCTGGCCCACATCGCCGACGGGTCGGCCTTGATACGCACCGCCGACTTGGTGCCGAAGACGTTCACGCGCGACACACCCGGCAGGATGCTGATCCTCTGGCCGACCTGCGTGCTGCCGTAGTCGTACAGCTGTCCCGCGGTGACCGAGTCGCTCGTGAGGGCGATGTACATGATCGGCTGATCGTTCGGGTTGGTCTTCGAGAACGTCGGCGGCGACGGCAGGTCCACGGGAAGACTGCCCGTGGCCTGCGTGATCGCCGTCTGCACGTCGGTGGCGGCCGCGTCGATGCTCTTGCTCAGGGCGAACTGCAGCGTCATGCTGGTGTGCCCCTGCGTGCTCTTGGAGGTGACCAGCTCCAACCCGTTGATCTGCATGAACTGCCGCTCCAGGGGCGTGGCGATGTTGTTCGCGATCGTCTCCGGGCTCGCGCCCGGGTAATCGGCCTGCACCTGGATGACCGGATAATCCACCGCCGGCAGATCGTTCACCGGAAGCGCGCGATAGCTCAGGACACCGAAGAGGATGACCGAGACGGTCAGGACCGCGGTCATGACCGGACGTCGGATGAAGGGCTCGGAGAGGTTCATGACTCACCTCGCGCGCCCGCGGGCGTGGGGTCTTGTCTGGCCGTGGCGCTCGGTTCTTCCCGTACCTTCCCTCCGGGGGTCACGCCGAGCTGGCCGTTGACGACCACCCGTTCGCCGGAGCCCAGGCCCTGGTCGATTACCACGAGCTCGCCCTGGCGCTGGCCGGTCTTCACCGGCCGCAGCTCGGCGGTGTCGTCCGGCTTCACGACATAGACGAACTGGCCACGGGCCGACATCTGCGGCGCCGTCGCGGGCACCAGCACGGCCCCCGGGAGCGTCGACAGGACCAGGCGGACCTTGACGAAGCGCCCCGGCCAGAGGCGGTGATCGGCGTTCGGGATGGTGGCGCGGAGGGTGACGTTGCCCGTCCCGGCCTGGACGGCGTTGTCGAGGAACGTCAGCGCCCCGTGAAGGGGGCTGTCGGGCTCATCAGGGAGCCGCACTTCGACGTCGAGCGTCCCCCTCCGCATATTTCCCTGCACCGCCGACAGATCGTTCTCCGTGACGGTGAAGTCGGCGTAGATCGGGTCGAGACGCTGGATGGTCAGCAACGAGCCGCTGTTGGCCGTCACGACGTTACCGATGTCCACGAGCCGCCGACCGGCGCGCCCGTCGATGGGAGAGCGGATGGAGCAGTACTGGTGATTGAGACCGGCGTTCTCCACGGCCGCCTTCCCCTGCTGCACCTGCGCCACGGCGACGTCCACCGCGTTCTTCCGTGTGTCGTACTCCTGCTGCGAAATCGCCTTCGTCTCGACGAGCTGCTCGCCGCGCGCCAGCTGGATACGCGCGAAGTCGAGCGCCGCCCCCGCCTGCGCGAGGTTGCCGGCCGCGGAGTCGAGCTGGGCCTGGTACGGCCGTGGATCGATGGTGAACAGCGCGTCCCCCTTCTTCAGATTGGCGCCGTCCGTGAAATGGATCTCCGTGATGCGCCCCGAAACCTGCGGCTGGATGGAGACCATCTCGCGCGCCACGACCTTGCCGATCCCGTCGAGATAGACCGGCACGTCCCGCGTCACCGCCGCGGCCACCGAGACGGCCGCGGGCGGCCGCTGAAACGCGGAGACCGCGGCCTTTTCACAACCGACGAGTGCCAGGACCCAGAAAACGACGGCGCTTGCCTTGACGAGTATCGAATTCACTTGGTGTTCCTCCTCGGGATGAACTTCTTGAAGCTGATCTTCTGGAGCCGGGGATCGAGGCATCTGGCGAATCGCCTGCAGGCGGAGAAGTTCAGGTCACGGAGCGCCTTGAGCTCCACGGGAGTCAGCTCGGTTCCCGAGCCGATCAGCTCCTGGAGCGCCGCCTCACGCTCCGTCTCGAACCGGCGCCGGAAATCCTCGTCGGTCGCCAGCCGGCCTATCACCTGCTCCACGTTTCGCTGCGACATCGTCCTCACCTCCAGCGCCTGTTCGTACTTCACGACTCGTGCCAACTCTGCGGAGCACTGAGATCGGGCCGGCAAGAGGCTGTCGGAGCGGCACTTGCGCCGCCGCCCCGAATCGGCCGTGCGCGAACGGGGACTGCTTGAAATCAGACAGGTGCGGGAAAACCGTCGGCGAAGCGGGCGCACGGCACCCCCCGAACGTTAGAAACCCCGGGCCGTCGAGCGGCCCGGGGTCCCTTGCGGAGGGAACTGGCTTCAGTGGCGGGAACTTCTGAGGAGGAGAATGAACGTCACGTAGTGCGTCACCAGGAGCCCGGGCACCCAGAACGCCGGGATCCAGTAGGCCGGGCCCATCGAGACGGGAGCCCCGTAGATGGTCGCCAGCGCGATCGCGACGACCAGGTCGAGCGTCCCGACGATGTTGAAGACCCACACCAGCCGCCGTCCGGCGTTCCAGTCCTTGAGCACCGCGGGAATGGACGCGAAGGCGAGAAGGGCGGTCAAGAGGTCTCCCAGCGCGGCCGGATACGCGAACTGCGGAGGCATGCCCGGGTACACGGCCCCGCGGGTCAGGAACATGAGCCCTAGGTGCCGGAGCGAGTGCACCAGCAGAATCGGGACCATCACGGCGCGCGGAGCGAGGTCTCCGAGGCGCGGCAGCAGGTAGATCCGGGCCGCGACGTAGAACACCAGCGTCGTGCCGATCAGGTTGAGCGTCAGGATCCGGTCGAGAATGGTCTGCATGGCTCCTCTTCCTATTTCACACCGCGTGCCAAGCCGCCC of the Candidatus Dormiibacterota bacterium genome contains:
- a CDS encoding DUF3187 family protein; the protein is MITRAGWRVPAGLVVVLLGLAATPVRGETELLGPLRIRDMTPFNLLRLDMLPAHAVSAGPGSWAIEADVSYSNTFVMSDNVKSYLEARGERRPLTQADADAILNLGQDAYFVDGEFGLLDLTFHYGLTRHSSAYLTLSAYDFTGGFLDGTIEGFHKTFGLDTEGRDLVARNRFQGVLSVEGIKTSFLSPPIEGGLGDPVIGLRHSWPLSGSRWGLVLDGAMKIAWRGERLFLSTGSNDYGLQASLQGKFSRQAVYFGASVVRTDGQVFGVALRQVVIPTLTAAWEVGVTPHTNAIVQLYASESTVRDTTLDQLKADKFQASLGLRTVRGQLVYGFAVTENVANFENTPDIGVSLTLAWIARRP
- a CDS encoding efflux transporter outer membrane subunit — protein: MRRLVAIAAVTLTGALVTGCAVGPEYTRPPVTTPDQIRGDEAATAAASLADRAWWEIFQDDALKGLIDEALQNGYDVRLAAWRVEEARASAGIVRSGFDPAIQADGGWSRSRQSLGSTLGTAPVNLYDVNLGLTWEIDLWGRIRRLNQAALAEYMATEEARRGVLLSLVSDVATSYFELRQLDLQLDIARRTAGAFKETYDLFDRRLQAGAASALETSSAQASLSSTSASIPDLERQIAAQENRIALLLGRPPESIPRGTLLNDQLLPAEIPAGLPSDLLERRPDLRGAEQRLVAANAEVGVAVADFFPALSLTGAFGGVSRQVSDLFGDGRTWSVGGGFLSPVFQGRRLKNEHRAALARWEEAKVQYERSVTGAFEEVATALVAYQKLAAAEKEQAGAVASFRQAVDLSNSRYVGGLSDYLEVLQAQQQLFPAENALARIRFERLATLVQLYKALGGGWKLSDPAGWRAPELTAASTPAPSGTAAPKSTR
- a CDS encoding efflux RND transporter permease subunit, translated to MNLSEPFIRRPVMTAVLTVSVILFGVLSYRALPVNDLPAVDYPVIQVQADYPGASPETIANNIATPLERQFMQINGLELVTSKSTQGHTSMTLQFALSKSIDAAATDVQTAITQATGSLPVDLPSPPTFSKTNPNDQPIMYIALTSDSVTAGQLYDYGSTQVGQRISILPGVSRVNVFGTKSAVRIKADPSAMWARGISVDDLAAAIKNGTSYAGAGQLDGAAGTALLRPRGQLEGAGAYENLIVGGQGGDPVYLRDVARAEDSVQDERINMRFWVRGYPVPSATVVVAVNRQAGANAVEVARSIRQELPVISAELPGSVRVTPIYDRSQSIVHSVGDVQATLLIAFVLVVLVIFLFLGRATDTLIPAVALPLSLLLTFIAMRLLGYSLDNLSLMALTLAIGFLVDDAIVFLENTVRRLERGETVLDATLNGAREISFTILSMTISLAAVFIPLVFMTGLVGRIFREFAVTIVVAIFASGLVSLTLTPLMCARMLKERGEGSKKTWMERVIGGAEKRVLAGYGASLWWFLRHRWVSAIVWAACLAGTFLLFTAIPKAFLPPGDSSVVFGVFIGKEGSSPEQMHAIQDRVDDALHQDPNVLMDFTMTGNSNFVASNQGITFTFLKPAAARGPIAVAAAQLMGRLGGIPGVFPFLRPYPVLEISTGATNQNQGQYAYTVSGVDSDEVYDVASKLLGKLREFPGFLTLSSDYFNNTPNLDIDIRRDQAKTYGVSETRILALLRNAYSQNYLYLIKKPEDQYQVILEVEDAARARPEDLSLLYIKSDDGKNLVPLRELVTWNTTLGPQAVNHLNQFTSVTIFFNLKPGVAIGDATDFIRSAAAPLVPQTLRAGLQGEALTFQDTVKSLTLLMALAVFVMYVILAILYESYVHPLTVLSTLPTALVGGLLTLYLFGEQASLYAFVGMFMLMGIVKKNGIMIVDFARQRVAAGETAERAIHDASMDRFRPILMTTLAAVIGALPIALGYGADGASRRPLGLVIVGGLVVSQFITLYVTPVIYLYLERFQESVLDRVSFLRAGQAWLPGAEPVRQEVGE
- a CDS encoding efflux RND transporter periplasmic adaptor subunit, translated to MNSILVKASAVVFWVLALVGCEKAAVSAFQRPPAAVSVAAAVTRDVPVYLDGIGKVVAREMVSIQPQVSGRITEIHFTDGANLKKGDALFTIDPRPYQAQLDSAAGNLAQAGAALDFARIQLARGEQLVETKAISQQEYDTRKNAVDVAVAQVQQGKAAVENAGLNHQYCSIRSPIDGRAGRRLVDIGNVVTANSGSLLTIQRLDPIYADFTVTENDLSAVQGNMRRGTLDVEVRLPDEPDSPLHGALTFLDNAVQAGTGNVTLRATIPNADHRLWPGRFVKVRLVLSTLPGAVLVPATAPQMSARGQFVYVVKPDDTAELRPVKTGQRQGELVVIDQGLGSGERVVVNGQLGVTPGGKVREEPSATARQDPTPAGARGES
- a CDS encoding Os1348 family NHLP clan protein produces the protein MKYEQALEVRTMSQRNVEQVIGRLATDEDFRRRFETEREAALQELIGSGTELTPVELKALRDLNFSACRRFARCLDPRLQKISFKKFIPRRNTK